A window of the Erpetoichthys calabaricus chromosome 10, fErpCal1.3, whole genome shotgun sequence genome harbors these coding sequences:
- the LOC114659464 gene encoding LOW QUALITY PROTEIN: phosphoenolpyruvate carboxykinase, cytosolic [GTP] (The sequence of the model RefSeq protein was modified relative to this genomic sequence to represent the inferred CDS: inserted 1 base in 1 codon; deleted 4 bases in 3 codons), translated as MPPQLHSQPAASIRIVQGNLSSLSPALRDFIDASITLCQPESLHICDGSEEENKKMLAVLEEQGIIKKLSKYENCLLARTDPRDVGSVESRTVIVCQEQRDAIPIPKSGVSQLAAGMSEEEFEEKRFNMRFPGCMKGRTMYAIPFSMGPLGSPLSKIGVQLTDSPYVVVSMRVMTRMGSSVLEALGNNSFVQCLHSVGCPLPLKKPLINNWPCNPDLTLVAHIPDQRKIISFGSGYGGNSLLGKKCFALRIASKIAKDEGWLAXHMLILGITNPEGSKKYFAAAFPSACGKTNLAMMQPSLPGWKLSGVGDDIAWMKFDKEGTLRAINPENGFFGVAPGTSMKTNPNAMKTICHNTIFTNVAETSDGGVYWEGIDEPLSEGVSLVSWKNQSWDPESEEPCAHPNSRFCAPANQCPTIDPMWESPEGVPIEGIIFGGRRPQGVPLVYEAFNWQHGVFVGAAMRSEATAAAEHKGKIIMHDPFAMRPFFGYNFGKYLTHWLSMEHFPEAKLPKIFHVNWFRKDQQGFLWPGYGENARVLEWMFKRLDGEVGVFPSAIGYLPAVGTLNLKGMKDINLKELFSIPKDFWEQEVHDTQKYFEEQVGDDLPYEIEEQLQHLEQRVQHL; from the exons ATGCCACCCCAGTTGCACTCTCAGCCAGCTGCCTCCATCAGGATTGTTCAAGGCAACCTGAGCAGTCTAAGCCCAGCTCTGAGGGATTTCATAGATGCCAGCATCACCCTGTGCCAGCCGGAGAGCTTACACATTTGTGATGGCTCAGAGGAAGAGAACAAGAAAATGCTGGCCGTGCTAGAGGAACAAGGCATAATCAAGAAACTGTCCAAATATGAGAACTG CTTGCTTGCACGCACAGACCCCAGGGAT GTGGGCTCGGTTGAGAGCCGAACCGTGATTGTGTGCCAGGAGCAGAGGGATGCCATTCCTATTCCCAAGAGTGGAGTCAGCCAACTGGCCGCTGGAATGTCTGAGGAGGAGTTTGAGGAGAAGCGGTTCAACATGCGCTTTCCAGGGTGCATGAAAG GTCGCACCATGTACGCCATTCCTTTCAGCATGGGACCACTGGGCTCTCCACTCTCCAAGATTGGCGTGCAACTCACTGACTCTCCATATGTAGTGGTCAGCATGCGAGTGATGACACGGATGGGATCTTCAGTCCTTGAGGCTTTGGGAAACAACAGCTTTGTACAATGCCTTCATTCAGTGGGCTGCCCATTACCTCTCAAGA AGCCATTGATCAATAACTGGCCGTGCAATCCTGACCTTACTCTGGTGGCCCACATCCCTGACCAGAGAAAGATTATCTCATTTGGCAGTGGTTATGGAGGAAATTCATTACTGGGAAAGAAATGCTTTGCGCTGAGGATTGCTTCCAAGATTGCAAAGGACGAGGGGTGGCTGG GACACATGCTG ATTCTGGGTATCACAAACCCCGAAGGCTCCAAGAAGTACTTTGCTGCA GCCTTCCCAAGTGCCTGTGGGAAGACTAACCTGGCAATGATGCAGCCGAGCCTGCCAGGGTGGAAG TTGAGTGGTGTCGGAGATGACATTGCATGGATGAAGTTTGACAAAGAAG GTACCCTCAGAGCCATCAATCCCGAGAATGGGTTCTTTGGGGTGGCACCTGGGACCTCCATGAAAACAAACCCCAACGCCATGAAGACAATCTGTCATAACACAATCTTTACCAACGTGGCTGAGACCAGTGATGGAGGAGTCTACTGGGAAGGCATAGATGAGCCACTATCAGAGGGTGTCAGTCTTGTCTCATGGAAGAACCAGTCATGGGACCCAGAAAGTG AGGAGCCATGTGCTCACCCCAACTCTCGCTTCTGTGCACCTGCCAACCAGTGCCCAACAATTGACCCCATGTGGGAATCTCCAGAAGGTGTTCCAATCGAGGGAATCATTTTCGGAGGACGacgaccacagg GTGTGCCACTGGTGTATGAGGCTTTCAATTGGCAGCATGGGGTTTTTGTCGGTGCAGCCATGAGATCAGAAGCTACAGCAGCTGCAGAGCACAAAG GGAAGATCATCATGCATGACCCCTTTGCAATGAGGCCATTCTTTGGTTACAACTTTGGCAAATATCTGACCCACTGGCTAAGCATGGAACACTTCCCAGAAGCCAAGCTGCCCAAAATCTTCCACGTCAATTGGTTTCGCAAAGATCAACAAGGTTTCTTATGGCCAGGGTATGGTGAGAATGCCCGCGTCCTGGAGTGGATGTTCAAGAGGCTGGATGGAGAGGTGGGAGTCTTCCCTTCTGCCATTGGTTACCTGCCAGCTGTAGGTACTCTTAATTTGAAAGGCATGAAGGACATCAACCTCAAGGAACTCTTCAGCATCCCTAAAGACTTCTGGGAACAGGAGGTGCATGACACCCAGAAGTATTTTGAGGAGCAAGTTGGTGATGACCTGCCTTATGAGATTGAAGAACAGCTGCAACATCTGGAGCAGCGAGTGCAACACTTGTGA